The following proteins come from a genomic window of Dehalococcoidales bacterium:
- the ppk1 gene encoding polyphosphate kinase 1, producing the protein MQETVPVLAEVTNTDLRDPSFYVNREISWLEFNRRVLEEAQDPLTPIIEKLKFASIFSSNLDEYFMVRVGSLFRALEADINDHDASGRTIRQQLEEIAVKVRELIGEQYKCIMEEIFPRLKEVGIFLHRIDELDEKESARLDKYFEAHVFPILTPLALDAGHPFPFLSNLRLNLMVVFKEARTPNAPQPHAFVEVPSVLPRLVPVNMETAGYHFILLEDLIRQHIRVLFPGMEIKETIALRVTRNHDYDLHEEEVMDLLKSVEYEINDRSHKIAVRLEIEKDTPKKTMKMLAEQLGVEDRFVYEINGPINICDLLSIIDLPVDACHKDPPFNPRIPQKLAANKDIFAIIREGDMLLHHPYDSFAVVMDFLNTAADDPEVLAIKQTLYRIGNDSPVVSALCRAAENGKQVTAVVELKARFDEQYNIDWTRQMERSGVNIVYGFVRWKVHCKATLVVRREGKHLRRYVHVSSGNYNTITAKLYTDVGLLTCDAEFGNDVSALFNVLTGFNSWSSGDTFTAETLSSMFHRFMISPVTTRSTMIGLIEREIQKSSPKTPGRIIFKINALVDSRIVRKLYEASRAGVRIDLLVRGICCLRPGVAGISDNIRVISILDRFLEHSRIYYFHNGGEPEIYSGSADCMPRNFDRRAEIIYPIQNTDLKSRIINEILMTYLNDNVKARLMQSDGSYVRLKPPEGQPAVRSQSALIDIARSGGVKSRPYEELVKLLGTRKISKRFK; encoded by the coding sequence ATGCAAGAAACAGTACCCGTTTTAGCAGAAGTGACCAATACCGACTTACGCGATCCCTCCTTTTACGTTAATCGTGAGATTTCCTGGCTTGAATTCAACCGCCGTGTGCTGGAAGAAGCTCAGGACCCCCTTACCCCCATCATTGAAAAGCTGAAGTTTGCCTCCATTTTTAGCTCCAACCTGGATGAGTACTTCATGGTGCGGGTGGGCAGCCTTTTCCGCGCTCTGGAAGCGGATATTAACGACCATGATGCCAGCGGCCGCACCATTCGTCAGCAGCTTGAGGAAATCGCCGTCAAGGTGCGGGAGCTAATCGGCGAGCAATACAAATGCATCATGGAGGAGATATTCCCCAGGTTGAAGGAAGTGGGCATCTTTCTCCATCGCATCGATGAGCTGGATGAAAAGGAAAGCGCCCGGCTGGACAAGTATTTTGAGGCGCATGTATTCCCCATATTGACGCCCCTCGCCCTGGACGCGGGTCACCCGTTCCCGTTCCTCAGCAACCTGCGCCTTAACCTTATGGTGGTGTTCAAGGAAGCCAGGACACCCAATGCGCCGCAGCCCCATGCCTTCGTGGAGGTTCCTTCCGTTTTGCCGCGGCTGGTGCCGGTTAACATGGAAACGGCCGGCTACCACTTTATCCTGCTGGAAGACCTGATACGCCAGCACATCCGGGTGCTGTTTCCGGGGATGGAAATTAAAGAAACCATCGCTTTGCGCGTGACCCGCAACCATGATTATGACCTTCATGAAGAAGAGGTCATGGACCTGCTTAAGTCCGTGGAATATGAAATCAATGACCGTTCCCACAAGATAGCCGTGCGCCTTGAAATTGAAAAAGATACCCCTAAAAAGACCATGAAAATGCTCGCGGAGCAGCTGGGCGTGGAAGACAGGTTCGTGTATGAGATTAACGGCCCGATTAATATCTGCGACCTGCTGTCTATAATTGATTTACCCGTGGATGCCTGCCATAAAGACCCGCCTTTTAATCCCCGCATCCCCCAGAAACTGGCCGCCAATAAAGATATTTTCGCCATAATCCGCGAGGGTGATATGCTGCTGCACCACCCTTACGATTCCTTCGCGGTGGTAATGGACTTCCTCAATACCGCCGCTGATGACCCCGAGGTGCTGGCCATCAAGCAGACCCTGTACCGCATCGGCAACGATTCCCCGGTGGTCAGCGCTTTATGCCGCGCCGCCGAGAACGGTAAACAGGTAACCGCCGTGGTGGAGCTTAAAGCGCGCTTCGACGAGCAGTATAACATCGACTGGACACGGCAAATGGAGCGTTCCGGCGTTAATATCGTTTACGGCTTCGTGCGCTGGAAAGTCCACTGCAAGGCTACCCTGGTGGTGCGGCGGGAGGGCAAGCATTTGCGGCGCTATGTACATGTTTCCTCCGGCAACTACAACACCATCACCGCCAAGCTATATACGGACGTGGGACTACTTACCTGCGATGCGGAGTTCGGTAATGATGTCTCCGCCCTCTTTAACGTGCTCACCGGCTTCAACTCCTGGAGCAGCGGTGATACCTTCACCGCGGAAACACTGTCTTCCATGTTCCACCGGTTCATGATATCGCCGGTGACCACCCGGAGCACCATGATCGGTCTTATCGAGCGGGAAATCCAGAAATCGTCTCCCAAGACGCCGGGGAGAATTATCTTTAAAATAAACGCCCTGGTGGATAGCCGCATCGTGCGTAAGCTGTACGAGGCATCGCGGGCGGGCGTCCGTATCGACCTGCTGGTCCGGGGCATCTGCTGCCTGCGTCCCGGCGTGGCCGGTATCAGTGATAATATCCGCGTCATCAGCATCCTGGACCGTTTCCTGGAGCACTCCCGGATATACTATTTCCATAACGGCGGCGAACCCGAGATTTACTCCGGCAGCGCGGACTGCATGCCGCGCAACTTCGACCGGCGGGCGGAAATCATCTATCCCATACAGAATACCGACCTCAAGTCCCGCATCATCAATGAAATCCTGATGACCTATCTGAACGATAATGTCAAAGCCCGCTTGATGCAGTCGGACGGCTCCTACGTGCGTCTGAAACCGCCGGAAGGGCAGCCTGCCGTGCGCAGCCAGAGCGCCTTGATAGACATCGCCCGCAGCGGCGGGGTGAAGTCCCGCCCTTATGAAGAGCTGGTCAAGCTGCTCGGTACCAGGAAGATATCTAAAAGATTCAAGTGA
- a CDS encoding metallophosphoesterase family protein codes for MTAFISDIHGNLPALQAAVADAKKKGAARIICAGDITGYGPFPSEVCGYLQKNRIASISGNYDCKVLDVISNGKSAVAQLQKKKRAVVTWTARHLEDTARHYLAGLPQNLGQELPDGLKLLIVHGSLASNDDDIYPSITAAGLASKLRGVCPDILVCGHTHIPFVKKVGDILVVNCGSAGHPVDGDPMPSYALVVTEHGAARARIVRFKYDIAKTVTALRQTTLPRGLQRDFIEGTKRRFLQ; via the coding sequence TTGACCGCTTTTATTTCAGATATTCACGGTAACCTGCCGGCGTTGCAGGCCGCCGTGGCGGACGCGAAAAAGAAGGGGGCGGCCCGCATTATCTGCGCCGGGGACATCACCGGCTACGGCCCTTTCCCCAGCGAGGTGTGCGGCTACTTGCAGAAAAACAGGATTGCTTCAATCAGCGGTAACTACGACTGCAAGGTGCTGGATGTTATCAGTAACGGTAAATCCGCCGTTGCCCAACTGCAAAAGAAAAAGAGGGCAGTGGTCACCTGGACGGCCAGGCACCTGGAGGATACCGCCCGGCATTATCTGGCTGGCCTGCCGCAGAACCTGGGGCAGGAATTGCCGGACGGGCTTAAGCTGCTGATAGTTCACGGCAGCCTGGCCTCCAACGATGATGATATTTATCCCAGCATCACCGCCGCCGGCCTGGCATCCAAGCTACGCGGGGTGTGCCCGGATATTCTCGTCTGCGGTCACACCCATATCCCCTTCGTGAAAAAGGTGGGAGATATCCTGGTGGTGAACTGCGGCTCGGCGGGGCACCCGGTTGACGGCGACCCCATGCCGTCTTACGCTTTGGTGGTCACGGAACACGGCGCGGCCCGCGCCCGTATCGTCCGCTTTAAGTACGATATCGCTAAAACGGTCACCGCCCTCCGGCAGACCACTCTGCCCCGGGGATTGCAGCGAGACTTCATCGAGGGTACGAAAAGGAGGTTCCTGCAATGA